A window of Juglans regia cultivar Chandler unplaced genomic scaffold, Walnut 2.0 Scaffold_40, whole genome shotgun sequence genomic DNA:
tattgttagaatattattttttaatattattattattttagaatttgaaaaaattaaattgtttattatattttatgttgaaatttaaaaaaattgtaatgatgagttgagagtagtcgAGGAACCGAAGCCTAAAATAACCGATCCAAAATTATGACGAATCAGCCGTTGAATGTATCGTTCGATTCGTTCCTATCTGATTTCAATCTTCAAAAGAAGGGATTCCGATTTTTTGAGGCCCTCGTTATATATAAGTGTACGAACGATGTGAGCACTATCCGATGTCGTTTTAAACACACGCAGGGCGCCGGGAGCGAGAAAGGAGCTGCTGGGGgtggtgaaaagaaaaagggggtCGGTTGGTCTCTTTCTCTCGGAGACTGTACGGACGCCGGTGGCGGTGAGTACCAATAAGTAGCAACCGATTGATTGATTTCGAGCCCTGCAAATCTATCTAATCGTAGCTTGGATAGATTTATGGGAGAGATCGTAGAGGAGGAGGGGCCCGATGTGGGCGACGCTGATCGCAATGGAGAAGTAGATAACAATAATACAGTGGAAGTCATTCTCCGAACCGTCGGCCCCGCTCGCCCCTCTCGCTTCCGCGTTCCCTCTACCATCAAAGTAcgccccttctctctctctctctccatgtctACATACATGTATGATATGTTAGGGTTTGGCTtgatgtttttggattttttgcaTAATTAAGTGAAACTGGTGTTTGTCGTTTCTGATCATCATAATGCGCTTGTGTTGTTTGTTCGTAAATTAGGTGTGTGATTTGAGAAGATTGATTTCGGGAAACGATCGTCTACCCATTGATCATTTAAGGCTTATTTTGCGAGGGAATGTATTGCATGACAACGACGAAAATGGGAACCATGTCTACCTACGACTTAATGATGGCGGTATGGGTCCTTGTCCCCAATGTTATTAGCTTGGAATGATCATCCTAGATTTGTCTCTTTACCTTTATCTAGAGTTGGATAGACTAAACAAGAGATAACAATATTGACATCTATAACATCAGGTGGAgttgtacttgggcattgcctagtttcattctattcaataaagattcttacttgtaaaaaaataaaaaacatcagTTGGAGAAAGTCTTTTAGATGAACATACCTGCAAACATTAAAACGTTACTGTCATGACTTGGTAATCCAAAGGGAGTACTTGTAATTGCTGCTCCCCGTAAGCACTCATGCAGTCCAGTTCAATTAAGTAAACACCCAGTCTGGACTCAATAAAGTACATACCCATACAACGCCTTCAAAATTCAACCAGGGCACCGCAGCTACAACAAGTCATATTCTAATTGAGAAATCGGTCAGTTTTCATGTTGTAACCTGCAATCTAAAGTTTATGTTTTGACTCTGTTACACGCATGTCTTTTCATGACTTCAAAACCTGTTAAGTTTAACTTGGCATTTAATGTACGAAATATGCATTACGGCTATTCAGTATTGACTAAAATTCTCATCAGCTGTAGAAATGTGACGATCACTAcagaaaaaagacaaaaatttgCAGACCCATGATCATCTCTTCTAATTTCAACATTGCAAGATCTCGTGGAAGAAATTTAAGAACACCTGTTTGCTTAGAGGACTGAACCTCTAGGGTTTCTGGATTCTAGGTCCAGTTAATTTATCAATTCCTTTTGAACTGAATTTATCGCCTTGATGTGTCCTTGTAAGTTGTAGCTAGAGGCGAAGGAATATGGTACTAATGACAGTTGAGAATCACGTTTTAATTGTGGTCTATGAAGTGTTTGGTTTTGGGATTGTTGAGGGATTGGCTTTTGATTGTGggaatttgttttcctttgttttctagATTCCCTAATTGTTGCCGTCAAACCGAAGCCACCAATTAAACATCTTCGTGAGGGATTTGATGATGAAGACGACGATGAAGATCTGGTACAACTAaattatggttttattttaaGCTGGAGTTAATCCCTCTTTTATGTAGCATTTCTggtttttctctttgttttggttAAGTAGTTTTTCCTCATTACAGAAGTTTCAGCTCCCACATTCATCAAGCAGGTGGAAAAGGAGGCTTTACTCTTTTCTACATGATAAGTTGAAGCTTCCAGGTAATCAACTAGTTGACTAACTGCTATACTTCGAAACAAATTATTTGCTAATGAGTCTTCTTTTATTTGTCATGATAGATATCCTTTTGATGGCGATTCTTTCTCTCAGTCTAAAGGCATGGGCCCTTATTGTCTTGTGGTTTATCTTGGCACCTGTTGCCCATAGATGGGATCTTGGACCTCTATATGTAAGTTCACTTCTTTAAGTttgtcctttttgtttttttacaagTTCATTCAAGCAATATATAAATGCATAGTAtctgtactttttattttttaaatactatttgTGTGACATTCTTTGAGTCTTAACTTGGGTGGAGAAAGCTTATATTGAGCACGTTTAagtaaataataacaaaaaagtcCCTTGACTAAGTAAAACTTATTGTAATGCACCTCATGGGCACAACACTATCACATAGAAAAGTTTCATGGACTTTTCTTTCGGCTgggaattaatattttaataagaaatttattcAAAGTGCAAAGGGTGCAACCTTAGTACACATGAAGCATAAGGATAGGAGACACCCAAATAGCAGGATGAAGAGAAAGATCACATTTCTAAAAACTCTCGAAAGCTTGAGGAGTGGAAGCTgtcatgcaccaccacccaaaGATAATGATTATTGAACTACAAACTCTGGCAGGGAATTCATACTGAGTGCAACTTGttctaaatttatatttta
This region includes:
- the LOC118345733 gene encoding uncharacterized protein LOC118345733, with translation MGEIVEEEGPDVGDADRNGEVDNNNTVEVILRTVGPARPSRFRVPSTIKVCDLRRLISGNDRLPIDHLRLILRGNVLHDNDENGNHVYLRLNDGDSLIVAVKPKPPIKHLREGFDDEDDDEDLKFQLPHSSSRWKRRLYSFLHDKLKLPDILLMAILSLSLKAWALIVLWFILAPVAHRWDLGPLYVSSLL